One stretch of Ipomoea triloba cultivar NCNSP0323 chromosome 8, ASM357664v1 DNA includes these proteins:
- the LOC116027689 gene encoding pentatricopeptide repeat-containing protein At1g20230-like yields the protein MLVAGCLSAVSLAHRRMIHLHAGTNAPLNVNFIRSQDNILSLIRAGATLIEAQQSHGLIVKTGFSGDTHVANKVLSLYAHHHSFDEANLLLDSLSEPDIFSFTPLIYASSKSSLFDQTLKTFSRLLAQHLVPDAHILPSAIRACAGLSVLNVGQQVHGYVLTSGLALDSFVQSSLVHMYVKCNNLKDAHKVFDTMPSPDVVSWSALAAGYAKNGDVVNAGKVFGEAGRLGIERNSVSWNGVIAGFNQSGCFLEAVSVFQEMHSRGFMADGTSISSVLPAIGDLGNLSIGIQVHGCVIKLGLKSDICIISSLIDMYGKCSCAVEMSKVFEEIDQKDVGACNAMVAGFSRNGLVDDAFKIFKQCRGEGMELNVVSWTSMIASCSQHGKDIEALELFREMQTVGMKPNCVTIPCLLPACGNIAALMHGKAAHCFSLRRGFADDVYVASALVDMYANCGRVDLSRLTFDRMPTRNLVSWNALIGGYAMHGKAKEAIRTLHLMQSSGQKPDAISFTSILSACSQVGLSDEGQHYFDIMSKDHRIEARLEHYACMVSLLGRAGKLEDAYSLVKKMPFEPDACVWGALLSSCKIHHNMSLGEVAADKLFQLEPTNPGNYILLSNIYASNRRWNEVDRIRDMMKHMGLRKNPGCSWIELKNKVHMLLAGDKSHPQMTKIMEKLAKLSLEMKKSGVLPNTDFVLQDVEEQEEKEHILCGHSEKLAVVLGILNTSKGSPLRVLKNLRICGDCHSFMKFTSSFEGREILVRDTNRFHHFKDGACSCMDYW from the exons ATGCTCGTCGCCGGCTGCCTCTCCGCCGTCTCACTCGCTCACCGACGAATG ATTCATCTGCATGCAGGCACCAATGCTCCACTTAATGTTAACTTCATTAGATCTCAGGACAACATTCTTAGCCTCATCAGAGCCGGAGCCACCCTCATCGAAGCACAACAATCCCATGGCCTCATTGTCAAGACTGGTTTTTCCGGCGACACCCATGTTGCCAACAAGGTCCTCTCACTCTACGCCCACCACCACAGCTTTGACGAAGCAAATCTCCTCCTTGACTCGCTTTCTGAACCTGACATCTTCTCTTTCACTCCACTCATTTACGCTTCTTCAAAATCCAGTCTTTTTGATCAAACGCTGAAGACATTTTCGAGGTTGTTGGCTCAACACCTTGTTCCTGATGCCCATATTCTTCCCAGTGCCATCAGGGCCTGTGCGGGGCTATCTGTGCTGAATGTTGGGCAACAAGTCCATGGCTATGTTTTAACTTCTGGGCTTGCATTGGATTCTTTTGTCCAGTCATCTCTTGTTCATATGTATGTGAAATGCAATAACTTGAAAGATGCGCATAAAGTTTTCGACACGATGCCCAGCCCGGATGTGGTTTCTTGGAGTGCTTTGGCAGCAGGTTATGCCAAAAACGGGGATGTGGTTAATGCTGGTAAAGTGTTTGGTGAGGCAGGGCGCTTGGGGATTGAGCGGAATTCAGTTTCATGGAATGGTGTGATTGCGGGATTTAATCAGAGCGGGTGTTTCTTGGAAGCAGTTTCAGTGTTTCAGGAGATGCATTCTAGAGGTTTCATGGCTGATGGAACAAGCATTTCTAGTGTTCTTCCAGCTATTGGTGATTTGGGTAATCTTAGCATTGGCATTCAAGTACATGGTTGTGTGATCAAGTTGGGTCTCAAATCTGATATATGTATAATAAGTTCTCTTATAGACATGTATGGTAAGTGTAGTTGTGCAGTAGAGATGTCAAAGGTCTTTGAAGAAATAGATCAAAAGGACGTGGGCGCTTGCAACGCCATGGTTGCTGGGTTTTCCCGGAATGGTCTTGTGGATGATGCTTTCAAGATTTTTAAACAGTGTAGGGGTGAGGGAATGGAGTTGAATGTCGTTTCGTGGACTTCCATGATTGCTTCTTGCTCACAACATGGTAAAGATATTGAGGCTTTAGAGCTTTTCAGGGAAATGCAGACAGTTGGAATGAAACCAAACTGTGTAACTATCCCTTGCCTCCTTCCAGCTTGTGGCAACATAGCAGCATTGATGCATGGCAAAGCAGCACATTGCTTCTCCCTTAGAAGGGGATTTGCTGATGATGTTTATGTAGCCAGTGCATTAGTTGATATGTATGCTAATTGTGGAAGGGTTGATCTATCTCGCCTTACTTTTGACAGGATGCCTACCCGTAATTTGGTTTCTTGGAATGCCCTAATCGGTGGATATGCAATGCATGGGAAGGCTAAAGAAGCAATTAGGACCCTTCATCTGATGCAAAGCAGTGGACAGAAACCTGATGCGATTAGTTTCACTAGCATTTTATCTGCATGTAGCCAAGTTGGCCTTAGCGACGAAGGGCAACATTACTTTGATATTATGTCTAAGGATCACAGAATTGAAGCCAGACTAGAGCATTATGCTTGTATGGTGAGCCTTCTTGGTCGCGCAGGAAAGCTCGAAGATGCTTACTCCCTTGTCAAGAAAATGCCGTTTGAACCAGATGCTTGTGTCTGGGGAGCATTATTGAGTTCTTGTAAAATCCATCATAATATGAGTTTGGGTGAGGTGGCTGCTGATAAACTATTCCAACTAGAACCGACAAACCCTGGAAACTACATTCTCTTGTCCAATATTTACGCTTCGAATCGCAGATGGAATGAAGTAGACAGAATCAGGGATATGATGAAACATATGGGTTTGAGGAAGAATCCTGGGTGCAGTTGGATTGAACTTAAGAACAAAGTACACATGCTTTTAGCAGGAGACAAATCGCATCCCCAGATGACCAAAATCATGGAGAAGTTAGCCAAGTTGAGCTTGGAAATGAAGAAGTCAGGTGTTTTACCCAACACTGATTTTGTGCTGCAAGATGTAGAAGAGCAAGAAGAGAAGGAACACATTTTGTGTGGACACAGTGAGAAGTTGGCAGTAGTTCTTGGAATTTTGAACACCAGCAAAGGGTCTCCTCTCAGAGTCCTAAAGAATCTTAGAATCTGTGGTGACTGCCATTCCTTCATGAAATTTACATCAAGCTTTGAAGGCAGAGAAATTCTTGTCAGAGACACAAACCGTTTCCATCACTTCAAGGATGGTGCATGTTCTTGTATGGATTATTGGTGA
- the LOC116027943 gene encoding UDP-glucose 4-epimerase GEPI48-like yields MSKNILVTGGAGYIGSHTVLQLLLGGYKAVVVDNLDNSSAVAIKRVKELAGEYARNLVFHRMDLRDRPALEEIFDSNKFDAVIHFAGLKAVGESVQKPLMYYNNNLIGTITLLEVMAARGCKNLVFSSSATVYGWPKVVPCTEESPINAANPYGRTKLFIEEICRDVHRSDSEWKIILLRYFNPVGAHPSGHIGEDPRGIPNNLMPFIQQVAVGRQHALTVYGSDYSTKDGTGVRDYIHIIDLADGHVAALKKLADPSIGCEVYNLGTGRGTSVLEMVAAFEKASGKKIPLVMAGRRPGDAEVVYAATEKAERELNWKAKYTIEEMCRDQWNWASKNPYGYEGCAHQNNNNSAPH; encoded by the exons ATGTCGAAGAACATACTGGTGACAGGCGGAGCGGGGTATATCGGGAGCCACACGGTGTTGCAGTTGCTCCTGGGTGGCTACAAGGCCGTCGTGGTTGATAATTTGGATAATTCTTCGGCTGTTGCTATCAAGAGGGTGAAGGAGCTTGCTGGGGAATATGCCCGCAATCTTGTCTTTCACCGG ATGGATCTTCGAGATAGACCTGCACTGGAAGAAATTTTTGATTCCAACAA GTTTGATGCTGTTATCCATTTTGCGGGGTTAAAAGCAGTTGGTGAAAGTGTGCAGAAGCCTTTGATGTATTATAACAACAATCTTATTGGCACAATTACTCTTTTGGAAGTGATGGCGGCCCGTGGATGCAAAAAT CTTGTGTTTTCATCATCGGCTACTGTTTATGGTTGGCCGAAAGTGGTCCCGTGCACAGAGGAGTCTCCCATAAATGCTGCAAACCCATATGGGCGAACAAAG CTTTTCATTGAAGAAATATGTCGTGATGTACACCGATCCGACTCTGAATGGAAAATCATATTGCTGAGGTACTTCAACCCAGTTGGTGCCCATCCCAGTGGCCATATTGGTGAAGATCCACGTGGAATCCCAAACAATCTTATGCCATTTATTCAACAAGTTGCGGTTGGAAGGCAGCATGCGTTGACAGTTTATGGAAGCGATTACTCAACTAAGGATGGCACAGGG GTTCGTGATTATATCCACATTATTGATTTAGCGGATGGCCATGTTGCTGCGTTGAAGAAACTTGCAGACCCTTCAATAG GATGTGAGGTATACAACTTGGGAACTGGGAGGGGTACATCAGTCCTGGAAATGGTAGCAGCATTTGAGAAGGCATCAGGAAAg AAAATTCCATTGGTGATGGCTGGTCGTAGACCCGGAGATGCTGAAGTTGTATATGCAGCAACTGAGAAGGCGGAACGCGAGCTAAACTGGAA GGCAAAGTACACAATAGAAGAGATGTGTAGAGATCAGTGGAATTGGGCCAGCAAAAACCCTTATGGTTATGAAGGATGTGCTCatcagaataataataattctgcACCACACTAG
- the LOC116027613 gene encoding pentatricopeptide repeat-containing protein At2g15820, chloroplastic-like, with the protein MLQSSHTATQLTVSLSSCSRQETHKIRSSPKFSMRTAFSFLHTFSVSVLLNTTRSGRWNRRGLFCTASLLRNSSSTSSHHGFYPCRPVYCSTLRLSSPSASTFSEQLVYEPEESLKHEEGLSSSTEREIFNFDSSFESVELKRFDSPVVDVKELEELPEQWRRSRLAWLCKELPAHKHNTLIRILNAQRKWLRQEDATYIVCHCMRIRENEAAFRAYKWMMLQHWFQFDFALATRLADYLGKERKHLKCREVYDDILNQGRVPAESTFHILVVAYLSSYGQSVVEEAFGIYSRMIQLGGYRPRLSLHNSLFKALVGKQGGSFKETLKQADFIYHNLTTSGLQIHKDIYGGLIWLHSYQDLIDKDRIALLRTEMRLRGIEESTDVLVSVLRACSKNGDVEEAERTWSKLLSSNPSPPPQAFMFRMVTYAKIGEHMKSLEIFRRMQEELGSTAAIAYHKIIEVLSKAEKLELAESIMTEFIDSGLGPLRPSFIDMMEMYSTLGIHEKLESTFFQCLQKCCPNRKVFSIYLDSLVQIGSINKAGEVFNQMIENTSIGVNAHCCNSILRGYLSQGEHIKAEKVYRLMRLKKYDIDSSLIEKLSFVLRLRQKDVKEPIRQKLSIEQREVMVGLLLGGLQIKSDAERKKHLVHFEFSENLKHHSVLRRHIYDKYREWLACPDKLADDDDDDVPWVFTTIPHSYFGFYADQFWRKGQPTIPKLIHRWLSPRVLAYWYMYSGYRTSSGDILLRLKGSQEGIENIVKTLKAKSLDCRLKRKGSSFWIGFLGDKSTWFWKLVEPFILNDLKDCLRPGSNLSDDLEGIQTIDSGSESDEKHSECSDGEM; encoded by the exons ATGCTACAGAGCAGCCATACAGCAACCCAGCTGACCGTCAGTCTCTCTTCATGTTCTCGTCAAGAAACCCATAAGATCCGCAGTTCACCCAAATTTTCCATGCGCACAGCATTCAGCTTCCTCCACACATTCTCCGTCTCCGTTCTCCTGAACACCACTCGCAGTGGCCGTTGGAACCGACGCGGCCTCTTCTGCACGGCGTCTCTGCTCCGGAACTCCTCATCAACATCTTCCCATCATGGTTTCTACCCTTGTCGCCCGGTATACTGCTCCACGCTCCGCTTATCCTCTCCTTCGGCTAGTACTTTCTCCGAACAGCTAGTGTACGAGCCTGAAGAATCCCTGAAACATGAGGAGGGCTTGTCGAGCAGCACTGAGAgggaaattttcaattttgatagCTCCTTCGAGTCTGTTGAGTTGAAGCGGTTCGATTCGCCGGTTGTTGATGTCAAGGAGCTTGAGGAACTTCCCGAACAGTGGCGCCGGTCGAGATTGGCCTGGCTTTGCAAGGAGCTTCCTGCGCATAAGCATAATACTTTGATTCGGATTCTCAATGCTCAGAGGAAGTGGCTCAGACAAGAAGATGCTACTTATATTGTCTGTCATTGTATGCGAATTCGTGAAAATGAGGCTGCTTTCAGG GCGTACAAATGGATGATGCTGCAACATTGGTTTCAATTTGATTTTGCTCTAGCTACGAGGCTAGCAGATTATTTGGGTAAGGAGCGCAAGCACTTGAAGTGCCGGGAGGTTTATGATGACATACTTAATCAAGGACGAGTGCCTGCTGAGTCAACTTTCCATATTCTGGTAGTTGCATATCTTAGCTCATATGGTCAATCAGTTGTGGAAGAAGCATTCGGCATTTACAGCCGCATGATCCAGCTGGGAGGTTATAGGCCTCGTCTTAGCTTGCACAATTCTCTGTTTAAAGCTCTGGTGGGAAAACAAGGAGGTTCTTTTAAGGAAACTCTTAAACAAGCAGACTTTATTTATCACAATTTGACTACTTCTGGGCTCCAGATACACAAGGATATCTATGGTGGTCTTATATGGCTCCACAGTTATCAAGATCTAATAGATAAGGATAGAATTGCATTATTGAGAACAGAGATGCGCTTGAGAGGGATTGAAGAAAGCACAGATGTACTTGTGTCAGTCTTGAGAGCTTGCTCGAAGAATGGGGATGTAGAGGAAGCTGAAAGAACTTGGTCAAAACTTCTTTCCTCTAATCCTAGTCCTCCACCACAAGCTTTTATGTTTAGAATGGTAACCTATGCAAAGATTGGAGAGCATATGAAATCTTTGGAGATATTTAGGCGAATGCAAGAGGAGTTGGGTTCTACTGCTGCCATAGCATATCATAAAATCATAGAGGTGTTGTCTAAAGCTGAAAAGCTAGAACTGGCAGAGTCGATCATGACAGAATTCATTGACAGTGGTCTGGGGCCATTGCGGCCATCATTTATTGATATGATGGAAATGTACTCCACTTTAGGCATACATGAGAAATTGGAGTCAACTTTCTTTCAGTGTCTTCAAAAATGCTGTCCAAATAGGAAAGTCTTCAGCATATACTTGGATTCGTTGGTTCAAATTGGCAGTATTAACAAGGCAGGAGAAGTCTTTAATCAGATGATTGAGAACACGTCAATTGGTGTCAATGCACATTGTTGCAATAGCATTTTGAGAGGTTATCTCTCCCAGGGGGAGCATATAAAGGCAGAAAAAGTATATAGGTTGATGCGCCTGAAGAAATATGATATTGATTCTTCCTTGATAGAGAAGCTCAGTTTTGTTCTGAGGTTGCGCCAGAAGGATGTCAAAGAACCCATAAGGCAGAAGCTCAGCATAGAACAGAGAGAGGTCATGGTGGGGTTGTTGTTGGGTGGTTTGCAAATTAAATCAGATGCAGAGAGGAAGAAACATTTAGTCCATTTTGAATTCAGTGAAAACTTGAAGCATCATTCCGTTTTAAGGAGACACATATATGACAAGTATCGTGAGTGGTTAGCTTGTCCAGATAAACTggcagatgatgatgatgatgatgttccTTGGGTGTTTACTACCATTCCACATTCTTATTTTGGTTTTTATGCCGACCAATTCTGGCGAAAAGGCCAACCTACTATTCCAAAACTAATCCACAGATGGCTGTCACCCCGAGTTCTTGCTTACTGGTACATGTACTCAGGCTACCGGACATCATCAGGGGATATTCTGTTGAGATTAAAAGGAAGCCAAGAGGGCATTGAAAATATTGTCAAAACACTCAAGGCCAAATCATTGGATTGCAGACTAAAAAGGAAGGGAAGCTCGTTTTGGATCGGTTTTCTGGGAGATAAGTCTACATGGTTCTGGAAACTGGTTGAACCCTTTATTCTCAATGATCTAAAAGATTGCCTGAGACCAGGAAGCAACCTATCGGATGATTTGGAAGGAATTCAAACCATTGACAGCGGGTCTGAATCTGATGAGAAGCATTCTGAGTGCAGTGATGGTGAGATGTAA